A window of Companilactobacillus allii genomic DNA:
CAAAGAACACAGGAATGAATACTGCGTAACCAATGGGCTCTATTTTTAAAGCTAAACTTCTCTTGAAAGAGGTCTCTGATAAAGCAATTCCAGCAAAATATGCTCCTAGTACATCGCTCATTCCAAGTGCAACGGCGATAGATGCAAATCCAAAACAAAGAATCAATGCACCAGTTGCTTCATTTTCACTAGTTTTTAATTTGCTGAAAAATGACATAAATGGTGGAATAAACCATTTTCCAAGAACAAACATAAGGATAAAGAAAAGTAATTTAGTAGAGATCATTAACCATAATGGTTGATTGCTACTACCAGATGATCCAAAGAAAGCAACGCAGATACCTAGTAAAATGACACAGATAATATCATCGGCCACTGCGGCTCCAAGAATTATTGCACCTTCTTTAGTATTGAGTCGTCCCATCTCTTTAAGAACTTGGACAGAGATACTAACAGATGTTGCACTAAGAACTAGGCCAATAAAAATTGATGTTGTCCATGCAAAATTAAAGAACAAAGCGCATAACATTGCTGCAGAGATAGTGGGTAAAATGACACCTAACGCTGCTACGGTTAAAGCAGGTTTCCAATACTTCATTAGTAATGAAAGATCCCCCTCTAATCCAGCGATAAACATCAAAACTATGACACCAATCTCTGAAAAGTAATTTACAAATGTGGTACCAACAAGGATATGGAGTACGGCTGGACCAGCAATAATACCAACTAATAACTCACCGATTACACTTGGAAAATTTAATATGCTTGATAGATGTGCACCTAGTTTTGTTAAAGCTAGGATAATAACAAGTTGGACAAGGTAGGTCATGATTTAACTCTGTTTGATAGGATTTCGTTAACTTGTTGTATTTGTTCATCCAAGTGTTTAGGTGATATTTCATATTCTAAGAAAACTGGAATTTCATCTGATAACTTTAATAGCATATTTTTCCAATCTGTTGCACCTGTATCTAGCATTACTGTTTCTTTATCTTTGATATCTTTTAAATGGAAAACGGTTATATCATTGTTAAAAACGCTAAATGCGTTACTTGGGCATTCATATATCCAATACCAATTACCTGAATCGAATGTATATCCTAATGGAACCTTTGCTTCTTTCAGTTTTGATAACTGCTCTGTGAAGTTTTCTATAGTGCCATTATCATTAGGTTGATTTTCAATAGTTACGTTTGTTTTAAATTGTTTGAGAAGTTTCGTTAGGTCATTTAATTGATTTTGGGTAATATTTGAAGAATCACCCATGCTTATCTTCAAATGATCAATATTATGTTTATCGGCCATTTTTAAATATTCAATTAGATTATTATTGATTACATTTGTTTGGAATAACTCTTCAGGTATTGAATAGAAGAACTTCCAATTATTTTGCTGACATAGCTCGTCAATTTTATTCAGTTCGTCATCTTTTGTTTTGTCATCAAAAAATTCACCACGAACTTCGATATTATCTATAGGTTTATTAACCAATTCTTTTAGGCAAGAAAATTGAGAACTACCGGAGTGTACTTCATTTGAGAAAACTGCTGTATTAATTGAGACCAACATATTATTTGCTCCACCTTTCAAAAAAAACCGTCACTAATAAACACTTTATGTGTTCATTAGCAGCGGTTGGTTGGATTGAATAACTATTACGTGAAATAATATATCACGATATATCAACGATGTAAACGCTTTTTTGTTAATTATTTTTTCTTTTATAATATATGGTAATTTATAACATATGCTACTTTAACTGAATCTAATTTATGATTATCTATAGGTACATTTAGATAAGATAAAAATTGTTTATTATTTAAGTAAAACCTATTTAACAGGATTTATTGGCTTGTTTGATAATTATTATCATAAAAATGGGTTGCAATATTTATTATCAGGATGTATATTAATGACAGCGGTTGCAGATTGGCTACTATTACAAATAAAAATAAATTTAAATCGAGGGTTAACAATGAAAAAACTATATTCTGCATTAATGACAGCATTTAACGATGACGGCTCAATTGACGAAGCTGGAATAAGAGAAATGGTTCGTTACAATATTGACGTAAATAAGGTTGATGGTTTGTATGTTGGTGGTAGTACTGGTGAAAACTTCAATATGAATCATGATCAAAAGAAACGAGTATTTGAAATTGCTATTGATGAAGCAAAAGACCAAGTTGACTTGATTGCTCAAGTAGGTTCTCTAGATTTGAATGAATCTAAAGAATTAGCTAAGTTCGTTACTGATTTGGGATATCCAAAGATTTCAGCAGTTACTCCTTTCTACTACAATTACACATTTGAAGAAATCAAACATTATTATAATGAAATTTTAAAGGGCGTTGATAATAAGTTGTTGATTTATTCAATCCCAGCACTTACTGGAGTATCACTATCAATGGAACAATTCGGAGAATTATTCGAAAATCCAAAGATTATTGGTATCAAGTATACAAATGCTGATTTCTACCTATTAGAAAGAGTACGTAATACATTCCCTGATAAATTGATTCTATCTGGATTCGATGAAATGTTATTGCCAGCATTGGCATTAGGTGTTGATGGTGCAATTGGTTCAACATATAACTTAAATGCAAAACGTGCTAAGGCTGAGATGATTGCATTTGACGAAGGTAATATTGAAAAAGCTCGTCAACTTCAAAAGGAAAGTAATGACTTGATCACTGCATTGATTAAAAACGATATCTATCCATCATTGAAACTAGTATTCAATGAAATGGGTGTTCATGCTGGAGTTACAAAGGAACCAATGGCTAAACCAACTCCAGAAATGCGTGCCGGAGCAGAAAAAATCTACAATGATTATTTAAAATAAAACTAAGAAGAGATAATGCTATGAAAAATGAATTTTTAAGTATTGTAAATAAAAAATTAATTGTCTCTTGCCAAGCACTATCTGATGAACCACTGCACAGTTCGTTTATTATGTCTCGAATGGCAAGAGCTGCAAAAATGGCAGGTTCAGTAGCTATTAGAGCCAATTCAGTTGTTGATATTCAGGCAATTCAAGATGAGACTAATTTGCCAATTATTGGATTGAGTAAAGTGGACTATGAAGATTCACCCGTTTATATCACTCCTACTATTAAAGAAATGAGAGCGGTAGCCAGTACAGGCGCACAGGTTGTTGCTTGTGATGTAACTGGTCAAGCTCGGCCTAATGGTGAGAAGCTAGCAGATATTGTCAAACAAATGCGTAAGGAATTCCCTGATACATTGTTAATGGCTGATACTGCAACAATTGAAAATGTAAAAGAAGCCAATGAACTAAACTTTGATATTATTGGTACAACAATGCATGGTTATACACCTGACACTGAAGGACTAAATATTGCAGATGATGATTTCAGTTATTTGAAGGAAGTTTTGGAAGTTGCAAAGCATCCAGTAATTGCTGAAGGTAAGGTGGATACACCACAAAAAGCTCGTCGCTGTATAGATCTAGGTTGTCATGCTGTAGTTGTAGGTGGTGCTATAACAAGACCATTAGAAATAGCAACTAAGTTTATTAATACCGTTAATGCTTAGTTACAACAAATAAGACCTAATATTTGCGATGCAAATATTAGGTCTTATTGTCACTATTTAGTTCTGAATTTATTATCAAGAATCATCTCTACAGTATGATTCATACGATCACTATAGGTTTTGTTTTCCAATAGCATTGTGGTTATGATATCTAGTGCATATGTAATAGCAAATTGTGAGTTAATGAAACGAGTATTGTCTACAAAATTACTATTCTTGACTAAAATTGGATAGTCACTTAACTCGTATAGTGGACTTTTCTTAATACCAGTAATTCCAATTACTTTAGTACCATTGAGTTGGGCAGCTTGAGCAGCCCTGTTTAGATCATTTGTATTACCAGATGTGGATAAGGCCAAGATAATATCATTTTTACCCATAATTCCACTTGTTATATACATGATATGACTCTCTGTCATTGGAAATGCTGCTATACCCATTCTGAGTAGACGCTGCGTCATTTCTTGAGCTGTATATCCGGAACTGCCTATTCCAAAGATATAGATTCTATTACACTTAGATATTAAGTCAACAATTGTGCGAAGACTAGTAACATCAAGACTTTCCCAGGTGTCATTCAAAACATGTTTATAGAAACTGAATACCTCATCAGGAATAGAACCTTTTTCTACCTTATTTGAATTTGTAGAATGATTTTCAGTTAGCTTTAGTTTAAAGTCATAGAAATTATGACAATCCATTTTTTTAACAAAACGTGTAATGGTTGCATTACTTACACCAACTGCTTTTGCCAATGTATTAATACTCATTTGTTTAACACTGTCAGGGTCTTGAATCACACGCATAGCAACTTTTCGTTCTTGTCGAGAAAGAGTCGGCAATTTTTCTTCAACTAATTTTAAAGTATCCATTTTAACTCCTTCATTATTTACCAATAGTATACAGTAATAAATATCGTATTTAATTTATCTAATAAATATTAACATAATAGGGGATGAAGATTGTGAGTAATAAATTATTTTTAGCTTTTGATATTGGTGGTACAACTATAAAATATGGAATTGTCGATAACGAATTGAATGTAGTTGATTTTGGTAGTACTGAAACCAAACATAATATTAATGGTTATATCTTAACTGAATTACAAGAGATAACAAAGGATGTTCAAAAAAAGCATGAACTAAGTGGTATTGGTGTGAGTACAGCAGGAATTGTCAAAGATGGTAAAATTCTTTATGCAGGTCCAACTATTCCTGGTTACCAAGGAACAGATATTCAAGGTACTTTAGAGGCACAAACAGGATTAAGCGTGTTTGTAGTAAACGATGTTGATGCAGCATTATTAGGTGAAAATCTAGCCGGAATATCACAAAATAGTGATTCTACATATTGTGTGGCTCTAGGTACAGGTATTGGTGGTGCATATTTAAATAATGATCAGTTGTTAAGTGGTTCTCATGCCTATGCAAATTCAATAGGATATACATTGTATGATGATAAAACAAAGACCAATTATGAGCAACGAGCATCAACACTTACTTTACAACATAATTTAGAGAAATATGATACTGGAGTTATTGACGCATTTGAGTTTGCTAAATTAGATAAACAACCATATTTGAGAATAATAAATGATTGGGCAGAAGAAGTTTCAAAAGGGCTAGTTAATATAGTGCTACTGTATGATCCTGAAGTTCTGGTAATTGGTGGTGCGGTTTCAAAGCAAGGTGATTATTTACTTAAACTGTTGCATGATCATATGAGTAAGATGATTCCTGAGGGGTTATTCAAAACGGAATTAAAGATAGCTAAATTAACTGATAAAGCACAGATTTATGGAGCAGTATCAAAATTTATTTCATAATATCTTCACAAATAGTTATAGAATTATTCGTAATTTCCCAATTAATTATTCATAAATTAACGTTATTATTTAAGCATAGTCAAATAACAAAGAGGTGAACGAATGAAACGGTAAACCTGGCAACAACCCTTATAAATTCTAAAAAATAACAATTACACAAAATAGATAAAACCCTTAAAAACATATATTAATCCCTATAAATAAAACTTCATTTAATCCCCCCTTAAATTAAATGAAACCCCTCATAAAAGCATATATACACATAAAATATATTTCCCCCCTGATATATATTTTGAAAAAGCAAACCTCACATCTTTAGTTGATGTGAGGTTTTTTGTTTATAACTAATTGAGTAATGTAACTATAAATTCAACGAAGACCATTGCAGTAGTAAGAACGATAATTATTTTTTCACCTAGAATATAGTAGCTTTCTAGTGGACGATAGGATTCATGAATATTATCCAAATTACGTTCGCGTAAGCGATTGAAGTAAATGAAAGCTAATATTCCTAACCATAATATTAGGCCGAATAATGGATAAACAAAGATATTTGATTTTATTCCCCAAGGAGAAAGATCAGTAGTAGCAGTTGGTACATAAATCTTGTCAGGTAAAAGTGGATATATTAGGAATGAAACCAAGAGGGGGATAAGTGCATAAAGAGTTTGTTTCTTTAAATTATAATGTTTTGTTTTAGTTAGCATATTGCTCTCCTTTGTTAAATAACCATTTCATAACTATTGGTAGTTGTTTATTCCATAAAGTCCAATTGTGTTGACCAGGATCCTTTCGCCAAGTGAAATTGTCTTTAAAGACGTTTGAAAATTGTGATTTAGACGCTTGATCCATATTTCTTAAGATATCATCAGATCCAGTTGTTATTAGAACATTTAATGAAGAGGAATCTTCAAGATGATTTAATAGATATTCAATATCTATATTACTTCCACTCAATTCATCTGAATTAAAAGCTAGGTCGAAATCGGGCATTGTTTTAGCTTGTTCTGTTTTGAATTTCGCCAAATTTGTTACTGGTGATAAGGCCGCAACAGCATTGAACTTTTCAGGAAAGGTTAGAGCCCATCGTAAAGCTCCATATCCACCCATGGAATTACCGATTAGATAATTGTCACTTTTTTTGGTACTGAGAGGGAATATGAACTGCATTCTATCAGGTAATTCTTTCGTTAAGAAGTCCCAATAATTCGGTCCTTGGAACATGTTTGTGTAAAATCCTCGTTCAGTTTGTGGCATAACGACTGCCACTTGGTATTGAGTGGCAAGTTGTTCTATAGAGGTTCTTCGTAACCAGATAGAAGAATCACCACCCAAGCCATGTAATAACCAAATAGTCGGAAGCTTTTTATTACCTTTAGTAAATTCAGGTAAAACATTTCCATCATTATCCATGGGTTCCGGTAGGATAACTCTTGTTTCGACGTATCTTTTTAAGATATTTGAATAAAAATTATTAATATGTATCGACAAAGTAAGACCTCCTTAATTAAATGTATTAAGATTTATGAATTTATTGTCACTCATAATATGTAATCCAAAATAGTTGGTTAGTAAGTAACTTATTGTATATTCCAAATTAACATCTTCTTTATAAACCCAGCGTTCAATTCTAACGACTATTGTATTAATTGGAACATGAAGGTAGTCAGCAACTCTTTGATTTGATATTGGTACTATTGAATAATTTTGGCTGAACTCTTGCTGTAACATATCTAAATTGGCTTCTTTGTTGATTAAGGCATAAATTGAATTGATCTTACTGGGATGTTTAATGTCATTAGTATCAATTAGATTTTTAGCATACCAAGAGGTTGAATACTCAAAAGGGGCGTTATTAACCTGACGTAATCTCTCAAAATACCAAGTTTCTGTATTTTTAAAATTAGCTTTTAGTGGTGGATTAATAGCATCGTTTGCAATTAATACTGCCACTTGTTCATTGTTTGGATCATAGATGTGGGTATCAGTTATTTTTACGGAAGTTCCACGATTAAACTTAGAGACAAAACTGCCACGTCCTTGTACCCGACGAATATAACCTTCACTGGCCAGAGTATTTAAAACCCGGACAGCAGTAGTGGAACTGACTTGATATTTTGTGCGAATGTCATTTTCACTGTAGAAGGGATCATTCTTTTTGAATTTTGTAGAATTTAATTCTAGTACTAATGAGTTAAAAATGGTTTTATAAATTGGTTCCTTTTTACTGGTCATGATGACTCCTTTTAAGGTTAATGCATTAAATGTATATACTTATTGAAAATAAAAACAATTTATTGTTAAACAAGTCTTGCAAGCGATAAACTTTTGGATTGTTCTATGTTACGCTTGGTACTGGTTAAGCTTAATGCATTAACTTGGATTGAGCAAGACAAATTTCTTAATATTTAAAGGGGATGGAAATATTGGATAAACAGCAAAAACCTTGGATGCAAAAGACCGTTGAAATAATGGGTAAGATTGCAGCTAATCGTTATTTACGTGCTATTCGTGATGGTATGGCTGTCATCATTCCAGTTGCCATTGTTGGATCGTTTTTCACGATTCTTACACAAATGCCAATTGATGCTTGGAAGACATTTATTCAACCATATGCAGCAGGTTTAGCAATTCCAATTAATTTTTCAATGGGATTCATGTCAATTTATGCTGCTTTTGCTATCGCGGGTCGTTTAGCTGAAGAGTATGATTTTGACAAGATTTCAACTGGTGCCGTTTCAGTAATGATCTTCTTATTACTAGCGGTTAAACCAATTACAACAACTCCAGCTGCTTTTAAGGCATTAGGTCTTAAAGCCGCTGCTACAGTCGTTCCACTAACTAATTTCGGTGCGGCTGGATTATTTACTGCTATGTTAGCTGCCATTTTGACAGCAGAAGTAACTCGACTATGTCGAGATCATCACCTGGTAATTACGTTACCAGATGGTGTACCTCCCGCAGTTGCTGCTTCATTTTCAGCATTGATTCCAGCAACAATTTTAATCGTTGGTGCTTGGACAATTCATATCGGATTTAATTTCGATATCAATTCATTTTTACAATGGATATTCAGTCCACTTGGATACTTCGGACGTGATAATCTAGCTTCTGTAATTGTGCCAATTCTTTTGACAGATATTGCATGGTTATTTGGTATTCATGGTGCCGCATTAGCAACACCAATATTCTGGCCATTATGGTATCCGAACTTAAATGCAAATATGGCTGCACTTTCCAAAGGTGCTACAGCCGCAACAGTACCTCACTATATGACTGAGCAATTCTTCCAATGGTTCGTCTATGTTGGTGGTGCCGGTGCAACGCTTTCGTTGTGTAT
This region includes:
- a CDS encoding cation:proton antiporter, with the protein product MTYLVQLVIILALTKLGAHLSSILNFPSVIGELLVGIIAGPAVLHILVGTTFVNYFSEIGVIVLMFIAGLEGDLSLLMKYWKPALTVAALGVILPTISAAMLCALFFNFAWTTSIFIGLVLSATSVSISVQVLKEMGRLNTKEGAIILGAAVADDIICVILLGICVAFFGSSGSSNQPLWLMISTKLLFFILMFVLGKWFIPPFMSFFSKLKTSENEATGALILCFGFASIAVALGMSDVLGAYFAGIALSETSFKRSLALKIEPIGYAVFIPVFFVSIGLNISFKGLQSDLAFIISLIVIAIIGKQIGGALGARLFHLTWSESNIVGAGMVSRGEMALVVANVALGAKLIDSNHYTAMIVVTVVTTIIAPLILKFFIQRSAKQNETVENILNEVKV
- a CDS encoding sugar phosphate isomerase/epimerase family protein is translated as MLVSINTAVFSNEVHSGSSQFSCLKELVNKPIDNIEVRGEFFDDKTKDDELNKIDELCQQNNWKFFYSIPEELFQTNVINNNLIEYLKMADKHNIDHLKISMGDSSNITQNQLNDLTKLLKQFKTNVTIENQPNDNGTIENFTEQLSKLKEAKVPLGYTFDSGNWYWIYECPSNAFSVFNNDITVFHLKDIKDKETVMLDTGATDWKNMLLKLSDEIPVFLEYEISPKHLDEQIQQVNEILSNRVKS
- a CDS encoding N-acetylneuraminate lyase, with amino-acid sequence MKKLYSALMTAFNDDGSIDEAGIREMVRYNIDVNKVDGLYVGGSTGENFNMNHDQKKRVFEIAIDEAKDQVDLIAQVGSLDLNESKELAKFVTDLGYPKISAVTPFYYNYTFEEIKHYYNEILKGVDNKLLIYSIPALTGVSLSMEQFGELFENPKIIGIKYTNADFYLLERVRNTFPDKLILSGFDEMLLPALALGVDGAIGSTYNLNAKRAKAEMIAFDEGNIEKARQLQKESNDLITALIKNDIYPSLKLVFNEMGVHAGVTKEPMAKPTPEMRAGAEKIYNDYLK
- a CDS encoding N-acetylmannosamine-6-phosphate 2-epimerase; translation: MKNEFLSIVNKKLIVSCQALSDEPLHSSFIMSRMARAAKMAGSVAIRANSVVDIQAIQDETNLPIIGLSKVDYEDSPVYITPTIKEMRAVASTGAQVVACDVTGQARPNGEKLADIVKQMRKEFPDTLLMADTATIENVKEANELNFDIIGTTMHGYTPDTEGLNIADDDFSYLKEVLEVAKHPVIAEGKVDTPQKARRCIDLGCHAVVVGGAITRPLEIATKFINTVNA
- a CDS encoding MurR/RpiR family transcriptional regulator; translation: MDTLKLVEEKLPTLSRQERKVAMRVIQDPDSVKQMSINTLAKAVGVSNATITRFVKKMDCHNFYDFKLKLTENHSTNSNKVEKGSIPDEVFSFYKHVLNDTWESLDVTSLRTIVDLISKCNRIYIFGIGSSGYTAQEMTQRLLRMGIAAFPMTESHIMYITSGIMGKNDIILALSTSGNTNDLNRAAQAAQLNGTKVIGITGIKKSPLYELSDYPILVKNSNFVDNTRFINSQFAITYALDIITTMLLENKTYSDRMNHTVEMILDNKFRTK
- a CDS encoding ROK family protein, which translates into the protein MKIVSNKLFLAFDIGGTTIKYGIVDNELNVVDFGSTETKHNINGYILTELQEITKDVQKKHELSGIGVSTAGIVKDGKILYAGPTIPGYQGTDIQGTLEAQTGLSVFVVNDVDAALLGENLAGISQNSDSTYCVALGTGIGGAYLNNDQLLSGSHAYANSIGYTLYDDKTKTNYEQRASTLTLQHNLEKYDTGVIDAFEFAKLDKQPYLRIINDWAEEVSKGLVNIVLLYDPEVLVIGGAVSKQGDYLLKLLHDHMSKMIPEGLFKTELKIAKLTDKAQIYGAVSKFIS
- a CDS encoding alpha/beta hydrolase, whose amino-acid sequence is MSIHINNFYSNILKRYVETRVILPEPMDNDGNVLPEFTKGNKKLPTIWLLHGLGGDSSIWLRRTSIEQLATQYQVAVVMPQTERGFYTNMFQGPNYWDFLTKELPDRMQFIFPLSTKKSDNYLIGNSMGGYGALRWALTFPEKFNAVAALSPVTNLAKFKTEQAKTMPDFDLAFNSDELSGSNIDIEYLLNHLEDSSSLNVLITTGSDDILRNMDQASKSQFSNVFKDNFTWRKDPGQHNWTLWNKQLPIVMKWLFNKGEQYAN
- a CDS encoding GntR family transcriptional regulator, with the protein product MTSKKEPIYKTIFNSLVLELNSTKFKKNDPFYSENDIRTKYQVSSTTAVRVLNTLASEGYIRRVQGRGSFVSKFNRGTSVKITDTHIYDPNNEQVAVLIANDAINPPLKANFKNTETWYFERLRQVNNAPFEYSTSWYAKNLIDTNDIKHPSKINSIYALINKEANLDMLQQEFSQNYSIVPISNQRVADYLHVPINTIVVRIERWVYKEDVNLEYTISYLLTNYFGLHIMSDNKFINLNTFN
- a CDS encoding PTS sugar transporter subunit IIC, giving the protein MQKTVEIMGKIAANRYLRAIRDGMAVIIPVAIVGSFFTILTQMPIDAWKTFIQPYAAGLAIPINFSMGFMSIYAAFAIAGRLAEEYDFDKISTGAVSVMIFLLLAVKPITTTPAAFKALGLKAAATVVPLTNFGAAGLFTAMLAAILTAEVTRLCRDHHLVITLPDGVPPAVAASFSALIPATILIVGAWTIHIGFNFDINSFLQWIFSPLGYFGRDNLASVIVPILLTDIAWLFGIHGAALATPIFWPLWYPNLNANMAALSKGATAATVPHYMTEQFFQWFVYVGGAGATLSLCILLAFFSKSSFGKTMGKVTLVPSIFNINEPVIFGVPIVMNPYFAIPFVFAPLAMGIITWFATITHLVNRTIALVPWTLPGPIGAFMATGFDWRAAVLNIINILVALAIYYPFFKIWDKNQLKKEQLAAEEDIKKADASAATA